Proteins from a genomic interval of Pseudomonas versuta:
- the hflK gene encoding protease modulator HflK, with translation MRVDLDAEEGGLESLSRFQSARAQARQLFQSGVALAALALMAWALAFFISLFSSESIWPVLLNNNAAALLVLAAGAQSAYWVASWRNAALNPSPPVAIEAQPDEQLSAYERFCRRLSTESYRLIVSIGAPALWLAGVGGLAWWSVQHTWNLALPGVALGTWGSIAAGCAVLLAFALLVLERYLAQQQAAQWPEAQSLAPLVRVPIITLLLSALCLVFSSADALWPARLAALIGLLPAAVSIELMLRAIAALFSPRRDKLEPRMIAQSFIAGMLRWPPQPLLALQHELHNRFGIDLRQIWAFTYMRKAFFPVLAVVVAVGWVLSGVNEIPLQGRGIYERFGKPVEVLGPGLHAGLPWPLGRVLAVENGVVHELATGTESGAEPVLTPADGSPPITANRLWDATHINDKSQVIASDSGDKQGFQIVNMDVRFVYRIGLSDQAAIAATYHSNDVPTLIRSTASRILVHDFASRTLDGVLGEQRTGLADDIGHAVQKDLDSLDSGVEILATVVEAIHPPAGAANAYHAVQAAQISAQALIARERGAASEQSNVAQMLASAALDQAHATAREVNGAAQTADLRFGAEQKAYARAGHAFVLEQYLSQLSMGMNNAKLLILDHRLGGSSAPTLDLRSFTLPADPVAPRKAVQ, from the coding sequence ATGCGTGTCGATTTAGATGCCGAGGAGGGCGGCCTTGAGTCTTTGTCGCGTTTTCAAAGCGCTCGTGCTCAGGCCCGCCAGCTTTTCCAATCAGGGGTCGCACTGGCGGCTTTAGCGCTGATGGCGTGGGCCTTGGCCTTCTTTATCAGCCTGTTCTCTTCCGAGTCTATATGGCCGGTATTGCTCAATAACAATGCGGCAGCGTTGCTGGTACTGGCGGCAGGTGCGCAGTCCGCGTACTGGGTCGCCAGTTGGCGCAATGCAGCGCTAAACCCATCGCCACCCGTGGCAATTGAGGCTCAACCCGACGAACAGTTGAGTGCGTATGAGCGCTTTTGCCGGCGCCTGAGCACCGAGTCGTATCGCTTGATAGTCAGCATCGGCGCGCCCGCGCTGTGGCTGGCAGGCGTTGGCGGGTTGGCATGGTGGAGCGTGCAACACACCTGGAACCTGGCCTTGCCGGGTGTTGCGTTGGGGACTTGGGGCAGCATCGCGGCGGGCTGTGCGGTGCTGTTGGCATTTGCACTGTTGGTGCTGGAACGCTACCTGGCACAGCAACAAGCCGCGCAATGGCCCGAAGCCCAGTCTTTGGCGCCGCTGGTGCGTGTGCCGATCATCACTTTGTTACTCAGTGCGTTGTGTCTGGTGTTCAGCAGTGCAGATGCCCTGTGGCCGGCCCGACTCGCGGCGTTGATCGGTCTGCTGCCTGCGGCGGTGTCGATTGAACTGATGTTGCGGGCAATTGCAGCATTGTTCAGCCCACGACGCGACAAGCTTGAACCACGCATGATTGCGCAAAGCTTCATTGCGGGCATGCTGCGCTGGCCGCCACAGCCATTGCTGGCCTTGCAGCATGAATTGCACAACCGGTTTGGCATCGATCTGCGCCAGATCTGGGCGTTTACCTACATGCGCAAAGCATTCTTTCCGGTGCTGGCTGTGGTGGTTGCCGTCGGCTGGGTGCTCAGCGGCGTTAATGAAATCCCCCTGCAGGGGCGCGGCATCTATGAACGTTTCGGTAAGCCGGTTGAAGTACTGGGGCCGGGCCTGCATGCCGGTCTGCCCTGGCCGCTGGGCCGGGTGCTGGCGGTGGAAAACGGGGTGGTGCATGAACTGGCCACCGGTACCGAATCGGGTGCCGAGCCTGTGCTGACCCCCGCAGACGGTTCGCCGCCAATCACGGCCAACCGCTTGTGGGACGCCACCCATATCAATGACAAGTCTCAGGTCATCGCCAGCGACAGCGGCGATAAGCAGGGCTTTCAGATCGTCAACATGGATGTGCGCTTTGTCTATCGCATCGGCTTGAGCGATCAGGCAGCGATTGCTGCGACCTATCACAGCAACGATGTGCCGACCTTGATACGCAGTACTGCCAGTCGAATTCTGGTGCATGACTTTGCCTCGCGCACCCTGGATGGCGTGCTCGGCGAGCAACGTACAGGGCTGGCCGATGACATCGGACACGCCGTGCAAAAGGACCTGGATAGCCTGGACAGCGGGGTGGAAATTCTTGCCACCGTGGTTGAAGCCATTCACCCCCCGGCCGGTGCCGCTAACGCCTATCACGCCGTGCAGGCAGCGCAGATCAGCGCGCAGGCTCTGATTGCCCGCGAGCGCGGGGCGGCCAGCGAGCAAAGCAACGTGGCGCAAATGCTCGCCAGCGCAGCTCTGGATCAGGCCCATGCCACCGCCCGGGAAGTGAACGGAGCCGCGCAGACTGCCGACCTGCGCTTTGGCGCAGAACAAAAAGCCTACGCCCGTGCCGGACATGCATTTGTCCTTGAGCAGTATTTGAGCCAGCTGAGCATGGGCATGAACAACGCCAAGTTGCTGATCCTCGACCATCGCCTTGGGGGCAGCAGCGCGCCGACCCTCGATCTGCGTTCTTTCACGCTGCCGGCCGATCCCGTCGCGCCGCGTAAAGCTGTTCAGTAA
- a CDS encoding serine hydrolase domain-containing protein, with the protein MFKHLLKPARTGAVFLLSCLAASVACAADKTTYPDAAASDPKTMGWMVGAPPPPDRIVRFADGSYFKFPAMRWSVSNFRQLMPTTNVSRGLGAPVPLARALRSDIDQLTFVPLGSKQSMTWEQSLAANYTDGIVVLHRGQVVYERYFGVLDPQGQHGAMSVTKSVVGTMGAMLVAEGTLDANKKVADYVPELASSAFGNATLRQVLDMTTGLKYSEDYADPNAEVWQHSAAGSPLPKPKDYTGPRTYMEYLLTVKPLGEHGEAFAYKTVNTDVLGWVIARVTGRNVAQLLSERIWQRIGAEQDAYFTVDSIGTPFAGGGLNTGLRDLARFGEMIRNDGQYLGQQIVPKAVVDDIRAGGDKAAFAKGGYDLLKGGSYRNMWWVTHNQDGAFMARGVYGQRIYIDPKAEMVIVRYASNPVASNAANDPVTIPAFEALARQLIAHPQ; encoded by the coding sequence ATGTTTAAACATCTTCTGAAACCTGCCCGCACCGGTGCGGTTTTTTTACTCTCGTGCCTGGCAGCTTCCGTTGCCTGTGCAGCCGATAAAACGACCTACCCCGATGCTGCCGCCAGCGACCCCAAGACCATGGGCTGGATGGTCGGCGCACCCCCACCGCCCGATCGCATTGTGCGTTTTGCCGACGGCAGTTATTTCAAGTTTCCGGCCATGCGCTGGAGTGTTTCCAACTTCCGCCAATTGATGCCTACCACCAACGTATCCCGTGGACTGGGTGCGCCCGTGCCGCTGGCGCGTGCGTTACGAAGCGATATCGACCAGCTGACCTTTGTACCTCTGGGCAGCAAGCAGTCGATGACCTGGGAACAATCCCTGGCCGCCAATTACACCGATGGCATCGTGGTACTGCATCGTGGGCAAGTGGTCTATGAGCGTTACTTCGGGGTGCTCGACCCGCAAGGCCAGCACGGTGCAATGTCGGTCACCAAGTCCGTCGTCGGGACCATGGGCGCCATGCTGGTGGCCGAGGGCACTCTGGATGCCAATAAAAAAGTCGCCGACTATGTCCCCGAACTGGCCTCATCTGCCTTTGGCAACGCCACTTTGCGCCAGGTGCTGGACATGACCACCGGGCTCAAATACAGCGAAGACTATGCCGACCCGAATGCCGAAGTCTGGCAACACTCGGCAGCGGGCAGCCCGTTGCCAAAACCCAAGGACTACACCGGTCCGCGCACTTACATGGAGTATTTGCTGACCGTCAAACCACTGGGTGAACACGGCGAAGCCTTTGCTTATAAAACCGTGAATACCGATGTGTTGGGTTGGGTGATTGCCCGGGTTACTGGGCGTAATGTTGCGCAACTGCTGTCTGAAAGAATCTGGCAGCGTATAGGTGCTGAACAGGATGCCTACTTCACCGTTGACTCCATCGGGACCCCTTTCGCGGGTGGCGGGTTGAACACCGGCCTGCGTGATCTGGCGCGATTTGGCGAGATGATCCGCAATGATGGCCAGTACCTGGGCCAGCAGATTGTGCCTAAAGCCGTTGTCGATGATATCCGTGCTGGTGGCGACAAGGCCGCCTTTGCCAAGGGCGGTTATGACCTGCTCAAGGGCGGCAGTTATCGCAACATGTGGTGGGTTACGCACAACCAGGACGGCGCCTTTATGGCGCGTGGCGTTTACGGCCAGCGGATTTATATCGATCCCAAAGCCGAGATGGTGATCGTGCGCTATGCCTCCAACCCGGTTGCCAGCAATGCGGCGAACGATCCGGTCACCATCCCCGCGTTTGAGGCGCTGGCCAGGCAGTTGATCGCACACCCGCAGTGA
- a CDS encoding LysR substrate-binding domain-containing protein — MLFTNALKQLDMQDISIVLLLIENRSAKRVSQILNVSQSSISYSLKKLRSCFDDKLFESSEGSMQPTARVLAMQPYLQNIVQCINQCAKEGVSQTTATRQWNITAPEYFEILMLPALLQLVRSCGLNWSFSVSRLGKDLPISDVLAGDTDVCFGFGAGYHRRHPLLDYRSICEDSFVCLSSVQKHQPKTTLNIDEFCETPQVFPTPWLSEKNMVDDWLHKQSRSRKIFTRATSYHAGAHILLSVPSLIAIPKKILPTLHIPSQIKVLTPPAGFPTFTLDMIWCKERTIRSDFHQLEALIGKIKI; from the coding sequence ATGCTTTTTACCAACGCACTGAAACAATTGGATATGCAGGATATTTCAATTGTTTTGTTGTTGATTGAAAACCGTAGCGCCAAGCGTGTTTCGCAAATCCTCAACGTCAGTCAGTCGAGCATCAGTTACAGCCTGAAAAAACTGCGCAGCTGTTTTGACGATAAGTTGTTTGAAAGCAGCGAAGGCTCTATGCAACCCACAGCACGGGTATTGGCCATGCAGCCTTACCTGCAGAATATTGTGCAGTGCATCAACCAGTGCGCAAAGGAGGGCGTTTCGCAGACAACCGCCACCCGTCAGTGGAACATCACCGCCCCTGAGTATTTCGAGATATTGATGCTGCCAGCGCTCTTGCAGTTAGTGCGTTCGTGCGGCCTTAACTGGTCCTTTAGCGTGAGCCGGTTGGGTAAGGATTTACCGATCAGTGATGTTCTGGCAGGCGACACTGATGTTTGTTTTGGATTCGGTGCGGGGTATCACCGGCGACATCCGCTTCTGGACTATCGAAGCATCTGTGAAGATTCTTTTGTGTGTCTGTCGAGTGTACAAAAACACCAGCCGAAGACGACGCTGAACATTGATGAATTTTGCGAAACGCCGCAGGTATTCCCAACCCCTTGGTTGTCGGAAAAAAACATGGTGGATGACTGGCTGCATAAGCAGTCACGCAGCAGAAAAATATTTACCCGTGCCACTTCTTATCACGCCGGGGCCCACATTCTATTGTCGGTCCCGTCACTGATCGCGATTCCGAAAAAAATATTGCCGACGTTGCATATACCGTCACAGATAAAAGTCCTGACACCGCCTGCAGGTTTTCCGACGTTCACCCTGGATATGATCTGGTGCAAAGAAAGAACTATTCGTAGCGACTTTCATCAACTGGAAGCGCTGATCGGGAAAATAAAAATATAA
- the glmS gene encoding glutamine--fructose-6-phosphate transaminase (isomerizing) gives MCGIVGAVAERNITAILLEGLKRLEYRGYDSAGVAVFTNNGTLERMRRNGKVAELEQALAGEPLAGRLGIAHTRWATHGAPSERNAHPHFSGSDLAVVHNGIIENHEALREQLKGLGYVFTSDTDTEVIVHLLNHKLKEQSDLTEALKATVKELHGAYGLAVISAKQPDRLVAARSGSPLVIGLGLGENFLASDQLALRQVTDRFMYLEEGDIAEIRRDSVHIWDVNGKSVQRETVQYRDGAEAADKGEYRHYMLKEIHEQPAVVQRTLENRLGQDHVLVQAFGPQAAELFAKVRNVQIVACGTSYHAGMVARYWLESLAGIPCQVEVASEFRYRKVVVQPDTLFVSISQSGETADTLAALRNAKELGFLGSLAICNVGISSLVRESDLTLLTQAGREIGVASTKAFTTQLVGLLLLTLSLGQVRGTLEAGVEAQLVEELRRLPARLGEALAMDATIEKVAELFADKHHTLFLGRGAQFPVAMEGALKLKEISYIHAEAYPAGELKHGPLALVDNDMPVVTVAPNNELLEKLKSNLQEVRARGGELIVFADEQAGMSNGEGTHVINMPHIHDVLAPILYTIPLQLLSYYVAVLKGTDVDQPRNLAKSVTVE, from the coding sequence ATGTGTGGAATCGTTGGCGCAGTCGCTGAACGCAATATCACGGCCATTCTGCTTGAAGGCCTGAAACGTCTTGAATACCGGGGCTACGACAGCGCCGGTGTTGCAGTCTTTACCAACAACGGCACGCTGGAACGCATGCGTCGCAACGGCAAAGTGGCCGAGCTTGAACAAGCCCTGGCCGGTGAGCCCTTGGCAGGGCGTCTGGGCATTGCCCACACCCGTTGGGCCACCCATGGTGCACCCAGCGAGCGTAACGCTCACCCGCATTTTTCGGGTTCCGACCTTGCCGTTGTCCACAACGGCATCATCGAAAACCACGAGGCCTTGCGCGAACAACTTAAAGGTTTGGGTTACGTCTTCACCTCAGACACCGACACCGAAGTGATCGTCCACCTGCTCAATCACAAACTCAAAGAACAAAGCGACCTGACCGAAGCCTTGAAAGCTACGGTTAAAGAGCTGCACGGTGCCTACGGTCTGGCCGTTATCAGTGCCAAACAGCCGGATCGCCTGGTTGCCGCACGCAGTGGTAGCCCATTGGTGATTGGTTTGGGCCTGGGCGAGAACTTCCTGGCTTCCGATCAGTTGGCTTTGCGTCAGGTAACTGACCGTTTCATGTACTTGGAAGAAGGTGATATCGCCGAAATCCGTCGTGACAGCGTGCATATCTGGGACGTGAACGGTAAAAGCGTGCAGCGTGAAACCGTACAGTACCGTGATGGTGCTGAAGCGGCGGACAAAGGTGAATACCGTCACTACATGCTCAAGGAAATTCACGAGCAACCAGCGGTGGTGCAACGCACCCTGGAAAACCGTCTGGGTCAGGACCACGTACTGGTTCAGGCATTCGGTCCACAGGCCGCTGAACTGTTCGCCAAAGTGCGCAATGTTCAGATCGTTGCCTGCGGTACCAGCTATCACGCGGGGATGGTTGCCCGTTACTGGCTCGAAAGTCTGGCCGGCATTCCATGCCAGGTAGAAGTGGCCAGCGAGTTCCGTTATCGCAAAGTGGTGGTCCAGCCGGACACCCTGTTTGTTTCGATCTCGCAATCGGGCGAAACCGCTGACACCCTGGCGGCGCTGCGTAATGCCAAAGAACTGGGTTTCCTCGGCAGCCTGGCAATTTGTAACGTAGGCATCAGCTCGCTGGTACGTGAATCTGACCTGACCCTGCTGACCCAGGCTGGCCGCGAAATTGGCGTGGCATCGACCAAAGCCTTCACCACCCAGCTGGTTGGTTTGTTGTTGCTGACCTTGTCCTTGGGCCAGGTGCGCGGGACCCTCGAAGCCGGTGTCGAAGCGCAATTGGTTGAAGAACTGCGCCGCTTGCCTGCGCGTTTGGGTGAAGCGCTGGCGATGGACGCGACCATTGAAAAAGTCGCAGAACTGTTCGCCGACAAGCATCACACCCTGTTCCTTGGCCGTGGCGCTCAGTTCCCGGTAGCGATGGAAGGTGCACTCAAGCTGAAAGAAATTTCGTACATCCACGCTGAAGCTTATCCAGCTGGCGAGTTGAAACACGGCCCCCTGGCGCTTGTGGATAACGACATGCCAGTGGTCACTGTTGCGCCCAACAACGAACTGCTGGAAAAACTGAAGTCCAACCTGCAAGAAGTTCGCGCCCGTGGCGGTGAACTGATTGTGTTCGCGGATGAGCAAGCTGGCATGAGCAACGGCGAAGGTACCCATGTGATCAACATGCCGCATATCCATGATGTGCTGGCGCCGATCCTCTACACCATTCCGCTGCAATTGCTGTCTTACTATGTCGCCGTGCTCAAAGGCACCGACGTGGATCAACCGCGTAACCTGGCTAAATCGGTCACCGTGGAATAA
- a CDS encoding DeoR/GlpR family DNA-binding transcription regulator — MSKRNTPQRRHNILALLTQQGEVSVDELAKRFETSEVTIRKDLAALESNGLLLRRYGGAITMPQELVSDPAQPVSLYKQAIARAAVGLIREHARIIIDSGTTTASMIPQLGQQPGLVVMTNSLHVARALSELEHEPVLLMTGGTWDPHSESFQGQVAEQVLRSYDFDQLFIGADGIDLLRGTTTFNELLGLSRVMAEVAREVIVMVESDKIGRKIPNLELPWSSVHTLITDDRLPMEAREQIQARGITLLCAALS, encoded by the coding sequence ATGTCGAAACGCAATACGCCTCAACGCAGACACAACATCCTGGCTTTGCTCACGCAGCAAGGTGAGGTCAGTGTGGATGAGCTAGCCAAGCGCTTCGAAACTTCCGAAGTGACGATTCGCAAGGATCTGGCTGCACTCGAAAGTAACGGTCTGTTGCTGCGTCGTTACGGTGGTGCCATCACCATGCCGCAAGAGTTGGTGAGTGATCCCGCCCAGCCTGTTTCGCTTTATAAGCAAGCCATTGCCCGTGCGGCAGTTGGCCTGATTCGGGAACACGCACGCATCATCATCGACAGCGGTACCACCACGGCGTCGATGATTCCACAATTGGGTCAGCAACCTGGCCTGGTAGTAATGACCAACTCGTTGCACGTCGCCAGAGCCCTGAGCGAACTCGAACATGAACCTGTGTTGCTGATGACCGGTGGTACCTGGGACCCTCACTCCGAGTCCTTTCAGGGCCAGGTGGCTGAGCAGGTGCTGCGTTCATACGATTTCGATCAATTGTTTATTGGCGCTGATGGAATCGACCTGTTGCGTGGAACCACAACCTTTAACGAGTTGTTGGGCTTGAGCCGGGTCATGGCTGAGGTCGCGCGTGAAGTGATTGTGATGGTCGAGTCCGACAAGATTGGCCGCAAGATACCCAACCTGGAGCTGCCTTGGAGCAGCGTCCATACCCTTATTACAGATGATCGCTTGCCCATGGAGGCACGCGAACAGATTCAGGCCCGGGGCATAACCCTGTTATGCGCCGCCCTAAGCTAG
- the glmU gene encoding bifunctional UDP-N-acetylglucosamine diphosphorylase/glucosamine-1-phosphate N-acetyltransferase GlmU: MSLDIVILAAGQGTRMRSALPKVLHPVAGNSMLGHVIHSARQLKPTGIHVVIGHGAELVRERLAADDLNFVLQDKQLGTGHAVAQALPFLTAQNVLILYGDVPLIEVPTLERLLTQVGSQQLGLLTVNLADPTGYGRIVRDAEGKVCAIVEHKDATEAERAITEGNTGILALPTACLADWMSRLSNNNAQGEYYLTDVIAMAVTDGLVVATEHAHDPMEVQGANDRKQLAELERHYQLREARRLMGLGVTLRDPARFDVRGEVTVGRDVMIDINVILEGRVVIEDDVVIGPNCVIKDSTLRKGVVVKANSHIDGAVMGEGSDAGPFARLRPGSVLDARAHVGNFVELKNAHLGEDAKCGHLTYLGDAEVGPRTNIGAGTITCNYDGANKWKTVLGADVFIGSNNSLVAPVDILNGATTAAGSTINQNVAAEQLAVGRARQRNIDGWKRPAKLPKP, translated from the coding sequence ATGTCTCTCGATATCGTTATTCTCGCTGCGGGTCAGGGCACCCGCATGCGTTCGGCCCTGCCCAAGGTTCTTCACCCCGTAGCCGGCAACTCAATGCTCGGGCATGTTATCCACAGTGCCCGGCAACTGAAGCCGACAGGCATCCACGTTGTTATCGGGCACGGTGCCGAACTGGTCCGCGAACGTCTGGCGGCTGATGATCTGAACTTCGTATTGCAGGACAAGCAACTGGGCACAGGACATGCCGTAGCCCAGGCGCTGCCATTTCTGACCGCGCAGAACGTGCTGATTCTGTACGGTGATGTACCGTTGATCGAAGTCCCGACCCTGGAACGTTTGCTTACGCAGGTTGGCTCGCAGCAACTGGGTCTGCTGACCGTTAACCTGGCTGACCCGACCGGCTATGGCCGCATCGTGCGTGACGCCGAAGGCAAGGTCTGCGCCATCGTCGAGCACAAGGACGCCACCGAGGCTGAACGTGCTATCACTGAAGGCAACACTGGCATCCTGGCATTGCCAACCGCGTGTCTGGCTGACTGGATGAGCCGGCTGTCGAATAACAATGCACAGGGCGAGTACTACCTGACCGATGTAATCGCGATGGCAGTTACTGATGGTTTGGTGGTGGCCACCGAACACGCCCACGATCCGATGGAAGTGCAGGGCGCCAACGACCGTAAACAACTTGCGGAGCTTGAGCGTCATTACCAGCTACGCGAAGCCCGTCGCCTGATGGGGTTGGGTGTGACCCTGCGTGATCCGGCGCGCTTTGATGTGCGTGGCGAAGTCACGGTCGGGCGCGATGTCATGATTGATATCAACGTGATTCTTGAAGGTCGCGTTGTTATTGAAGATGACGTGGTGATTGGTCCCAACTGTGTGATCAAAGACAGCACCCTGCGCAAAGGGGTCGTGGTCAAGGCCAACAGCCATATCGACGGTGCCGTGATGGGTGAGGGTAGCGATGCCGGTCCTTTTGCCCGTTTGCGCCCGGGGAGCGTGCTCGATGCCCGCGCCCATGTGGGTAACTTTGTAGAATTGAAAAACGCCCACCTCGGCGAAGATGCCAAGTGCGGTCACCTGACTTACCTGGGTGATGCCGAAGTCGGCCCACGCACCAACATTGGCGCGGGCACCATCACCTGCAATTACGATGGCGCCAACAAATGGAAGACCGTGTTGGGAGCCGACGTATTTATTGGTTCGAACAACTCGCTGGTTGCACCTGTGGATATCTTGAACGGTGCAACCACGGCAGCCGGATCGACCATTAATCAGAACGTCGCGGCTGAACAACTGGCTGTTGGCCGGGCCCGCCAGCGCAATATCGATGGGTGGAAGCGTCCGGCAAAGCTGCCAAAGCCTTGA
- a CDS encoding F0F1 ATP synthase subunit epsilon encodes MTVHCDIVSAEGEIFSGQVEMVIAHGSLGDLGIALGHAPLITELKPGPIRLIKLGGEAEVFYISGGYLEVQPNMVKVLADTVQRAADLDEASAQAAVKAAEKALNEKGADFDYGSAAARLAEAAAQLRTVQQIRKKFGG; translated from the coding sequence ATGACAGTCCATTGCGATATCGTCAGTGCGGAAGGAGAAATCTTTTCCGGTCAGGTCGAGATGGTGATTGCGCACGGCAGCCTGGGTGATCTTGGTATCGCTCTGGGTCACGCTCCGCTGATCACTGAACTCAAGCCAGGTCCGATCCGCCTGATCAAACTGGGTGGAGAAGCCGAGGTGTTTTACATCTCTGGTGGTTACCTCGAGGTTCAGCCGAACATGGTCAAGGTTCTTGCCGACACCGTGCAACGTGCTGCCGACCTGGATGAAGCCTCCGCTCAGGCAGCCGTCAAGGCAGCCGAGAAGGCACTGAACGAGAAGGGCGCAGATTTCGATTACGGATCTGCTGCTGCACGTCTGGCCGAGGCCGCAGCTCAGCTGCGCACCGTCCAGCAAATCCGCAAAAAGTTCGGCGGCTAA
- the atpD gene encoding F0F1 ATP synthase subunit beta, with product MSSGRIVQIIGAVIDVEFPRENVPSIYNALKVQSAAGTTLEVQQQLGDGVVRTIAMGSTEGLKRGLEVTDTGAAISVPVGKATLGRIMDVLGNPIDEAGPIDTEERWGIHRPAPSFADQAGGNDLLETGIKVIDLICPFAKGGKVGLFGGAGVGKTVNMMELIRNIAMEHSGYSVFAGVGERTREGNDFYHEMKDSNVLDKVALVYGQMNEPPGNRLRVALTGLTMAEKFRDEGNDVLLFVDNIYRYTLAGTEVSALLGRMPSAVGYQPTLAEEMGTLQERITSTKNGSITSIQAVYVPADDLTDPSPATTFAHLDATVVLSRDIASLGIYPAVDPLDSTSRQLDPMVIGQEHYDTARGVQYVLQRYKELKDIIAILGMDELSEVDKQLVSRARKIQRFLSQPFFVAEVFTGASGKYVSLKDTIAGFKGILNGDYDHLPEQAFYMVGGIEEAIEKAKKL from the coding sequence ATGAGTAGCGGACGTATCGTTCAAATCATCGGCGCCGTGATCGACGTGGAATTTCCACGCGAAAACGTACCGAGCATCTACAACGCGCTGAAAGTACAAAGCGCGGCCGGAACCACTCTGGAAGTTCAGCAGCAGCTGGGCGACGGCGTGGTTCGTACCATTGCGATGGGTTCCACCGAGGGCTTGAAGCGCGGTCTGGAAGTCACCGACACTGGCGCAGCCATCTCCGTACCGGTCGGTAAAGCGACTCTGGGCCGGATCATGGACGTTCTGGGCAACCCGATCGACGAAGCTGGTCCGATTGATACCGAAGAGCGCTGGGGCATTCACCGTCCTGCACCGTCCTTCGCTGATCAAGCCGGCGGCAACGACCTTCTGGAAACCGGCATCAAGGTTATCGACCTGATCTGCCCGTTTGCAAAAGGCGGTAAGGTTGGTCTGTTCGGTGGTGCCGGTGTAGGCAAAACCGTAAACATGATGGAACTGATCCGTAACATTGCCATGGAACACAGCGGTTACTCTGTGTTTGCTGGTGTGGGCGAACGTACCCGTGAGGGTAACGACTTCTACCACGAGATGAAGGACTCCAACGTTCTGGACAAAGTGGCACTGGTTTACGGTCAGATGAACGAGCCGCCGGGTAACCGTCTGCGCGTAGCACTGACCGGCCTGACCATGGCCGAGAAGTTCCGTGACGAAGGTAACGACGTACTGTTGTTCGTTGACAACATCTACCGTTACACCTTGGCCGGTACTGAAGTATCCGCACTGCTGGGCCGTATGCCTTCCGCAGTAGGTTACCAGCCGACTCTGGCTGAAGAGATGGGTACTCTGCAAGAGCGCATCACTTCGACCAAGAACGGTTCGATCACTTCGATCCAGGCGGTATACGTACCTGCGGATGACTTGACTGACCCGTCGCCTGCGACCACCTTCGCCCACTTGGACGCCACCGTCGTACTGTCCCGTGACATCGCATCCCTGGGTATCTACCCGGCGGTCGATCCACTCGACTCGACTTCGCGCCAGCTGGACCCGATGGTAATCGGCCAGGAACACTACGACACCGCTCGCGGCGTTCAGTACGTGTTGCAGCGTTACAAAGAACTGAAGGACATCATTGCGATCCTGGGTATGGACGAGCTGTCGGAAGTCGACAAGCAGTTGGTATCCCGCGCTCGTAAGATCCAGCGTTTCTTGTCTCAGCCGTTCTTCGTGGCAGAAGTCTTCACTGGCGCTTCGGGTAAATACGTTTCCCTGAAAGACACCATTGCTGGCTTCAAAGGCATCCTCAACGGTGACTACGACCACCTGCCAGAACAAGCGTTCTACATGGTCGGCGGCATCGAAGAAGCGATCGAGAAAGCCAAGAAACTGTAA